Below is a genomic region from Pyrococcus kukulkanii.
ACGTACTGGGCAATTTCATTAAGCCTTGTTTTCCCCATGGCTATAGCCTCGATAATCTGCATGTACCTAGTTGGGTTCCTCAGTTCCTCCATGAGGAGAAGCCTCGCCTCATTGAAGAGGAATGCACTTGGATCGAAGAAATTGTTGATTATTTCCTCATCATCTCCGGTTTTGAAGAACTCCATATACCTAGGAATCCCCCACGTTACCCCATAAAGCCTTACAAGTTTTTCGAAATCTTCCCCAAACCACTCTACCATGTCGAAGAAGCGGAAAGGCTTAACCTTCAGAATTCTACTAGCTCTTCCGTAGAGGGGACTCTTGTAGCTGAGAACCTCGCGTTCCATCATTCCGATGCTTGAACCACAGAGTACAAGCATTATCTCCGAATCCTCAAGCACTATGTCCACTATCTCCTGAAACTCAGAAGGAATTCCTTTGTCTGCCTCTATTAGGTATGGAAACTCGTCAAAAATTACTATGAGTTTTCCCTGTCTCTTTAAAAACTCAAACGCATCTTTGAAGCTTTTGAATTGTATTGGAGCATCAATGAAAGAGCTCACCTCATGGGAGAACCTTTCCACATCTTTTTCATATCCCCTCTGAGAGCAGAGGAAGTATATGCCTCTCTTATTCTCCAGAAATTTTCTTAAAAGTGCTGTTTTTCCAACTCTCCTCCTTCCATATACTATGAAAAGTCTGGAACCCTCTCTCCACGCTTCTTCCAGAACTTCGAGTTCCCTTCTCCGGTTCACAAATTTTCGGATCATGATTATAATAAACACGATTCGAATACTTAAGCGTTTAGGTAGAGATACCTTTTATTGATGCTTTCACTCCGTAAGTTATGTAGGCTTCATAATCAACTCTCCAGTAGTCCAAGAATTCTTTGAACCTGTAGGTGTTCTCGACTGGTATCATGACTACCCATGGGGCTATGAACTTCCCGTTCAACTCTTTCAGTATTCCGCTCTTCCCATCCCTTCCCTTAAGGGCGAAGGAGAACTTGTTCTTGGAGTTCCTGTCAAAGCCCGCAAGCCTGATTATGAACAGTGCATAAGCCTCCCCGTTCATGAGCTTGTGAAGGAACTCTCCCCTAGTGAGGGAATAACCGTGGATTATTATTCCAGGGGTTGCCAGATAGTTTGGGTCAAAGAGGTGGTCAAGGTTTATGGCCTTCACGTCAAGCTTCTCGTGAGGAAAGCCCAAGTCAAGGAGGGCCTGCTTGAACTCAAACGCAAGCTCAAACCTCTCCTCCGCGGAAGCATCCTTCAGGATAAGCATGAAGTCATAATCATTCGGCTTCTCCTTCCCAAGAGTAACTGATCCATAAAGGACTATATCAAAGACTTTCTCCCTCTTCTCCTTGAACTCCTTAGCTACCCTAACAAGCTCACTTAATCCTATCGGTAAGCCTGAGAACTGCATTCCTCAACGCCCCCGCTTCCTCCTTTGTTGTTCCTTTCCCCTATCCGTAGACATAACTACAAAATAAAGATATCAAGCTTCCCTTGTATGCATGACTACAAAAATTTGCTCTCA
It encodes:
- a CDS encoding ATP-binding protein, producing MIRKFVNRRRELEVLEEAWREGSRLFIVYGRRRVGKTALLRKFLENKRGIYFLCSQRGYEKDVERFSHEVSSFIDAPIQFKSFKDAFEFLKRQGKLIVIFDEFPYLIEADKGIPSEFQEIVDIVLEDSEIMLVLCGSSIGMMEREVLSYKSPLYGRASRILKVKPFRFFDMVEWFGEDFEKLVRLYGVTWGIPRYMEFFKTGDDEEIINNFFDPSAFLFNEARLLLMEELRNPTRYMQIIEAIAMGKTRLNEIAQYVGMEAKDLSAYLKVLSDLGIVKREVPITERKAKRGIYAIEDEYFRFYHRFVSPHYEEIDSLNPEPAIQDFLKNFNTYLGGTFEKVAKEFLIELNKLGRLPFKFTDIGKWWHKKEEIDLVALDRIKNRTLFVEVKWKDVSEKESRRILRKLERKSKLVGLENWEKYYGLIAKRIENKRLEESWLLWDLKDFELVNAERPS
- a CDS encoding nucleotidyltransferase; its protein translation is MQFSGLPIGLSELVRVAKEFKEKREKVFDIVLYGSVTLGKEKPNDYDFMLILKDASAEERFELAFEFKQALLDLGFPHEKLDVKAINLDHLFDPNYLATPGIIIHGYSLTRGEFLHKLMNGEAYALFIIRLAGFDRNSKNKFSFALKGRDGKSGILKELNGKFIAPWVVMIPVENTYRFKEFLDYWRVDYEAYITYGVKASIKGIST